GATCCGTGAGCTGGGAGGGGAACTGCTGGCCTTGCAGGGCGGTTGGCAGATCTTCTGGGTCGGCTTCTATGGTTTCATGACCTACGGCAACGCCGGCTTCTTGCGCGAGCAGGTGTGCAAATACATGTGCCCCTATGCGCGCTTTCAAAGCGCCATGTTCGATAACGACACCATGGTCGTGAGCTACGACCCGGCGCGTGGTGAACCGCGTGCTCCGCGCAAAAAAACTGCCGATTACAAGGCCGACGGCCTGGGTGACTGCATTGATTGCTCGTTGTGCGTGCAGGTATGCCCTACGGGCATTGATATCCGCGATGGCCTGCAGTACGACTGCATTGGCTGCGGTTTGTGCGTTGATGCCTGCAATACGGTAATGGACAAAATGGAGTATCCCCAGGGCCTCATCCGTTACACCACGCAAAACGGCGTTGCCAAGGGGTGGAGCGGGCGCCAGATGCTGCGTCGCGTACTGCGTCCACGTGTGCTGATTTATTCTGGGGTGTTGTTGGTCATTAGCGCGGCCATGATTGCTAGCCTGGCAATGCGCGTGCCTCTGAAGGTGGATGTGGTGCGCGATCGTGCTTCGCTCTCGCGCTTGGTGGCCGGCGGCAAGCTGGAAAACAGTTTCAGCCTGCAGGTCATGAATGCTACTGAGCAAATGCACCGCTATCGTATCTCTGCGGTTGGGCTCGATGGCCTGGAGGTGGCGTCTGAACCCGAGGTCGAGGTCGAGCCGGCGCAGTCACGCTGGGTGGCTACACGCTTGCAAATTCCGTACGGTTCGGCAGCGCCAGGATCGCACACTATTTATTTCAAGGTTGAAGCCTTGGATGCGGCCCATGTACAGGTGCAGGAAAAAGCAGTTTTCCTGGTACCACGTTGATTTTTTAAAGGATAAGAGCTGTTATGAGTACAACCCACAGCCCCGCCGCTGCCCTCTCGGTACCGCCGGCCCAGCCATGGTGGAAATATGGCCATGTGTGGATGCTGATTGCCGGCCCTGCCGTGGTCATCGTCGCTGGTTTCGTCACCCTGTGGCTGGCCGTGCGCCAGCCCGATCCGGTGATTTCTGAGGACTACTACCGCCAGGGGCTGGAGATCAACAAAACGCTGGCTTCACAAGGAGAAAAGGGCTTGACGCCGGCGATGCAGGGACGTAACCACGCCGCTACGCCGGCAGAGGATGCCGTTGGACGTTAAAGGAGGGGGCGAGAAGCGCGTGCTACCAGTAGTTTTTATTGGCAGGCTTGCTGGTTGTTCACCAAGCGCTTGAGGGCATCGGTGCTGAGGATTTTCACGTGGCGCTGTTTGACTTCGACGATGCCCTCTTCGACGAATTTGGAGAAGGTGCGGCTCACGGTTTCGAGCTTGAGCCCGAGGTAGCTACCGATTTCTTCACGCGTCATGCGCAGTACCAGTTCAGACTGCGAAAACCCCCGGGCGTGCAAGCGCTGCACCAGGTTGAGCAAGAAGGCGGCCAGGCGCTCTTCGGCGCGCATACTGCCCAGCAGCAGCATCACGCCGTGCTCGCGCACGATTTCGCGGCTCATGATCTTGTGCACGTGGCTTTGCAGTGCCGTGACCTCGCGCGAGAGCTCCTCGATGCGGTCAAACGGCATGACGCAGACCTCGGCATCCTCCAGGGCCACGGCATCGCAGGTATGGTGGTCGTTGACGATGCCGTCGAGACCGATGATTTCGCCCGCCATTTGAAAGCCGGTCACCTGGTCGCGCCCATCCTCCGTTGCCACGCAGGTCTTGAAAAAGCCGGTGCGAATGGCGTAGAGCGAGGTGAACGACTCGCCGTTGCGAAACAAGGTGCTGCCACGCTTGATCTTGCGCCGCGTTGCCACAACGTCATCGATACGCTGCAGCTGCTGTTCGTTCAGCCCCACGGGCATGCACAGTTCGCGCAAATTACAGTTGGAACAGGCAACTTTGATGGTGGATTGCAAATTCATGTCGGCAAAAGAGGCAGTGTGAGCCGCCCCGGGTGTCGCTAGGCTGGCAATGCAGGGCATTGTCGGATGTCATCAAATAGCTGACGAACATCAAATTGTCGCAGATGCGACAGTCACCTGTTAAATTGATAGAAGTCAAGATGAAGCAGTCAAGGGTAAGGCATATTACCCTGGCATGCAAGGAAACCCTTATGACCGTTATTACCCCCGAACTGCTGCAGCGCTTTGATGTCTCCGGGCCAAGGTACACCTCTTACCCTACCGCAGACCGTTTTGTTGAAGCGTTTGGCCAGGAGGAATATGCCCTGGCTCTGCAGCAGCGCAAGTTGGGCACAGCCGCCAAGGCGCTGCCGTTGTCGCTCTATGTGCACATTCCGTTCTGTGAATCGCTGTGCTACTACTGCGCCTGCAACAAAATCATCACCAAGCACCACGATCGTGCCGATGTTTACCTGCGCTACTTGGCGCGTGAGGTCGATTTGCACACTGCCCATTGCGGTGTCGGCCAGCATGTCAGCCAGTTGCACTTTGGTGGTGGAACGCCCACTTTCCTTTCGGACGAGGGGCTGCGCGAGCTCATGGGCATGCTGCGGCGCAGCTTCACCTTTGTGCCTGGGGGCGAGTATTCGATCGAGGTCGATCCACGCACCGTCACGCCCGAGCGCCTGGGTCTGCTGGCTGAACTGGGCTTCAACCGCCTGAGCTTTGGCGTACAGGATTTTGACCCTGAGGTACAAAAAGCCGTGCACCGCATCCAGCCGGCTGAGCAGGTGTTCGAGCTGGTGGCGGCGGCGCGTCAGATTGGTTTTGACTCGGTCAACGTCGATCTGATCTACGGCCTGCCGCGCCAGACGCCCGAATCGTTTGACCGCACCCTGGCTCAGGTGGCGCAGCTGCGCCCGGATCGGATTGCGCTTTATGCCTATGCCCACCTGCCCGAGCGTTTCAAGGCGCAGCGGCGCATCATTAACACCGAGCTGCCGCCGGCCTCGGCCAAGGTCAACATGCTGGCGCGTTCGCTCGCCGCCTTTATGGATGCAGGCTATGTCTATGTGGGCATGGATCACTTTGCCTTACCTGAAGACGCGCTGGCTGTTGCCAAGCGCCAGGGCCGCCTGCACCGCAACTTCCAGGGCTACAGCACCCAGCCTGATTGCGATTTGATCGCTCTGGGTGTCTCCGCCATTGGCAAGGTGGGCGCCACCTACAGCCAAAATGCCAAGACGCTGGAGGAATACTACGATTTCATCGACCAGGGTCGCCTGCCCGTGGTGCGTGGCCTGGCTCTCTCGCGTGACGACTTGGTGCGCCGCACCGTCATCATGGCGCTGATGTGTCAGGGCGAATTGTTGTTTGAGCCGATGGATTCGGCCTGGCTGATTGACTCGCGCAGCTACTTTGCCATCGAGCTGGAGCAGCTGCGCGAAATGCAGGGTCAGGGCCTGGTCGAGGTCAACGACGATGGCGTCAAGGTCACAGCCCTGGGCTGGTTCTTTGTGCGCGGTGTGGCCATGGTGTTTGACCGTTACCTGCAGGCGGACCGCAACCGCGCCCGTTTCTCGCGCATCATTTGAGAACTGTGCAGGGCCTGGCTTTCATCGGAACGGCGCTGCTCATGGGGCTCGCTGGCGGGCCGCATTGTCTGGCGATGTGTGCTGCGCCCTGTCATGCCGTCATCACGACGGGCAATGCACCGGCGCCAGAGCAGCAGACCTTGCAGTGGCTGCCGCAGCAGCGGGCGCAGCGCTGGCGCCGGGCGGTGCTGTTTCATACCGGTCGCCTGTTTGGCTATTCCCTGGCCGGAGCCTTGGCCGCGTGGGCTATGGCCAGCCTGGCCTGGCTAACGCAGCAAACCGGGGCTTTGCGCCCCCTGTGGGGCTTGAGCCACGTGGCCATGTTGGCCTGGGGTGTTTTGATGATGGCACAGGCACGCCAGCCAGCCTGGCTTGAAAATGCCGGGCGGGGGCTGTGGCGGCGCGTGCAGCCGCTGTTGGGGCGTCCTGGGGGAGTGTGGTTGGCGGGCAGTGGGTGGGCGTTCATGCCTTGTGGCCTGTTGTATTCGGCCCTGCTGGTGGCGGCATTGAGCAATGGGCCGCTGCAAGGGGCTTTGTCGATGGCGGGCTTTGCTGTGGGTAGCGGGCTGTGGTTGTTTGCTGGCCCCCTGCTGTGGGGGCAATTGCGCCAGCGCCTGAACCATTGGCGTGCCAGCTGGGGGACGCGCCTGGCAGGCTTGCTGCTGTTTGGTATTGCGGTCTGGGCCTTGTGGCAAGATCTGAGCCACAACGGCTCTTTGTGGTGCTGACGATGGCGCGAATTGGATGCGACAACCCAAAAGTGTATAGACACACGCGTGGCTCCGGCTTTGTCCTGCACGGGGCTAGGGTTGGCGATAATCCGCGCTGGTTTTTGGCCGCCCGGGCGCGTAAGTGTTGGGCGCGCGCGCAGTGAGTCATTCCGTTCTTATCCCCATTGGCCAATTGCGTATTGGCATGTTCGTCCAGCTTGATCTGGGTTGGATGAACCATCCGTTTCCCGTCAGTAGCTTTCGTATTGCCACGGTCGAGCAATTGGCCAGCTTGCGAACGCTGGGCGTGGCGCATCTGCGTGTTGTGCCTGACAAAAGCGATCCAGATTTCTCTCTTTCTTTGGCTGCTGCGCAGGATGTCTCGGTGCCGCTTGGGCACGAACCAGAGCCTGTGGTGATGGCCGGCGGCCTGCTGGCACCGGCACTGGCGCAGCACAACGACGCGTTGCAAAACTGTGAGCGCAGCTTTGGCCTGGCAACGCAGGATTACCAGCGCATCACGGAAATGGTTGCTGATGAACCGGCGCAGGCCTTGGCATTGGGACAGGCGCTGGTTGGCGCTTGTGTGGATGAGCTGCTCGAACAGGGCGACAGCGTGATCCGACTGCTCTCCGAAGACGTGGGGGTGCGCAGTGCCCAGCACTCGGTCAACGTCATGGTGCTGTGCCTGCTCTTGGGGCGGGCGCTGCAGCTGCCGGGTGGTGATTTGCGTGCCTTGGGCCTGGCAGCGCTGTTGCACGATATTGGCAAGCAGCGCCTGCCCTTGCACGTGCGCGAACCTTATGCGCACCTCAAAGCGCAGGATATGGCACGTTACTGCAGCCATGTCGCTGCCTCGGTCAGCATTGCTGAGCAAATGCAGCTGCCCAGAGAGGTGGTGCAGGCTATTGCCCAGCACCACGAGCGCACCGATGGCTCGGGTTTTCCGATGCGGTTGCAAGGCGTGGCATTGGGGCGTTATGGGCAAATGTTGGCTTTGGTCAACCATTACGATCGCCTGTGCAATCCATCGCATGGTGCTGCCGCCATGACGCCGCACGAGGCGCTGTCGATGTTGTTTGCGCAGTGCCAAACCCAGTTTGATCCCGCCTTGCTCGGGACTTTCATTCGCATGATGGGCGTTTATCCGCCGGGCTCGGTGGTGCAGCTGCTCAATGATCGGTACGCCATCGTCGTCGCCGTCAATGCAGCCCGGCCTTTGCGCCCCCGCGTGGTGCTGTATGAACCGCAGCAATCCAAGGAGCAGGCCCAGGTCATCAACCTGGAAAATCACCCTGAGCTGGGCATACGCCGCAGTCTGCGCCCGGCGCAGCTGCCGCGTGAGGTGCTCGACTACCTCTCCCCCCGACGGCGTATTTGCTACTTTTTTGAACGTGCAGTGGGTGTCGGTGCGACCCAGGGATGGGGCACTTGAGCGCAGTCTTCAACCAGGCAGGGCAGGCAGTCCTTGATGCCTTGCAGGAGGCTGTATGGCTGGTGCAGGCCGATACGCTGCAGATCGTTGGTTGCAACCAGGCGGCCTGCACCTTGATGGGGCTTGCTGCCCCAGCCATGGTGGGCCACGGCGTGCAGCAGCTTGCGGCCACGCCGCAGGACATGATTTTGTGGAGCCCGCAAGGCGAAGATGTGCGCCATGGCCTGCAGTCTTTTACGCATGTGCGCCACAGCGACGGGCGCCTGATTCCGGTGGAGCAGCGGGTGCAGGTGCTGGCAGGTACGCAGCCAGCGCTGCTGCTGCTTTCCATGCTCAATCGCAGCGAGCAACAGCAGCATGAACAAGAGCTGGAAACCCTGCTCGCCGAGCTGCGTGCCACGCTCGATTCGGCAGCCGATGGCATTTTGGTCTGCGCTATTGATGGCCGGCTGCGCGCCTTCAACCAACGCCTGGCGGCCTTGTGGCAGATACCGCAGGATTTGCTGGTGCAGCGCAACGATACGGCAGTACAAGCGCATATGCAGGCGCAGCTGGTGGATGCAATGCTGTACCAGGAACGCTTGGACACCATCGTGCGCCACCCGTTGCAAGAAAGTACAGACATCCTCACGCTGCGCAACGGCACTGTGCTCGAATGCCGCAGCGTACCCCAGCTCAGCCGGGGCCTTCCTGTAGGGCGGGTGTTTTCGTTTCGTGACATCACCCATCAGGCCGAGGTGCAAGCTGGCCTGCGCTTGGCGGCGCGGGTGTTTGAATCGAGCCTGGACGCCATTTTCATTGCCGACAGCGAACATCATCTGATGCGCATGAACCCTGGCTGCGAATGCCTGGTGGGCCGGCCGGCGGCGCAGCTTCTGGGGCAGGCGGCGGCGGGGATGTTCCTGGGCAGCGATATTTCAGGCCTGATGGCGCAGGTGCTCCATGCCTGGGAGAGCGAAGGCTTCTGGGAAGGTGAGTTGCGCCTGACGCGCTCTGGCTCTGGGGCCTGCACCGTGCACCTGTCCTGGGTTGCGCTGCGCGATGACAGCGGCACGATTGTGCAAAGCATTGGCTTTATGCGCGATTTGACGCAGCAGCTGGCGGCGCAAAAGCGCATCGAGGAGCTGGCATACACCGACACCCTGACGGGCCTGCCCAACCGCCTGGTGCTGGCCGAGCGCGTGCAAGAAGCCATCGCTCGGGCGCAGCAAGGCGGCGCTGGCTTTGCCATTTTGTTCCTGGATCTGGATCGTTTCAAAATCATCAACGACTCGCTCGGCCACCATTTTGGCGATCGGGTGCTGCAGCTTGTCGCGCAGCGCTTGCAAGCCTGCTTGCGCCAAAGTGACATCCTCTCGCGTTTGGGGGGCGACGAATTTGTGGTGTTCCTTGATGGGGGCACGTCCGCCGTGGCTGAAAGCGTGGCGCAGCGCATGATTTCCGACATGCTGCGTCCCTTTGCGCTCGATGGCATGGGCATGTCGGTGCAATGCAGCATTGGCATGGCCCTGTATCCGCAGGACGGGCAAACGCTCGATGAACTCATCAAGCAGGCTGACACCGCCATGTACGGTGTCAAGGAACGCGGACGCGGCGCCTACAGCTTCTACCAGCCGAAGATGAATGCCGACCTGCTCTCGCGCATGAAGCTCGAACACGCCATGCGCCAGGCTTTGCAGCAAGGGCATATGGCGGTGTACTACCAACCCCAGGTGTGCCTGAAAACTGGGCGCATCACGGGCGCCGAGGCCTTGCTGCGCTGGCAAGACCCGGAGTTTGGCAGCGTCTCACCCGGGGTTTTCATTCCGCTGGCGGAGGAGTCGGGCTACATCGTCACCTTGGGCGCCTGGGCGCTGGAGCAGGCGGTGTGTGAGGCCGTACGTTGGCAGGAGGCGGGCTATTCGCTGTGCCTGTCGGTCAACGTCTCGGCGCTGGAGTTTCGCCAGCCCGATTTTGTCGAGCGCCTGATGCGGGTGCTGCAAACCCACGGTCTGCCCGCACAGCGGCTGGAGCTGGAAATTACAGAAACCATCTTGCTGCAAGACGCACAGGAAATGGCGCAGCGCCTGCATACGCTGGCCGAGCATGGCGTGGCGCTGGCACTCGATGATTTCGGTACGGGCTATTCGAGCCTGGCGTACCTGAAAAAACTGCCGATCGACAAACTCAAAATCGACCAGTCCTTTGTGCGCGGCCTGCCCGATGATGAGGAGGACAGTGCCATCGTCAGTGCCATCCTGAGCATGGGCCAGGCCCTGGGCATTGAGGTGACGGCCGAAGGCGTGGAAACCCCGGCACAGCACGCTGTTTTGGCGCAGCTGCAGTGCCAACAGTACCAAGGCTACCTGTGTGCCCCGGCTTTGCCGGCATCGGAGTTTGTGGCGTTGCTGCAGCGCCAGCAGGTGGCGTTGTAGGGTGCTTAAGCGTTCACGCCTTTGTACAGCATGTAAAGCGCCAGCCCCAGCAGCAGGCAGGCAAATACGCGCTTGAGTTGTTGTACCGGCAGGGCGTGGGCCGCGCGGGCGCCCAGGGGGGCGGTGAATACGCTGCACACCGCCACGGCAGCCACGCCCGGCAGCCAGACGTAGCCCAGCGCCCCCGCCGGCAGCCCCGGCACCGACTGCCCGCCGAGGACGAAGCCAGTGATGTTGGCCAGCGCAATCGGAAAACCCAGGGCGGCGCTGGTGGCTACGGCGTTGTGGATGGGCACGTTGCACCAGGTCATGAAGGGCACGCTGATGAAGCCGCCGCCCGCACCCACCAGGCCCGAGACGAAGCCGATGGCACCGCCCGCAGCTGCCTGGCCGGCCGTGCCCGGCAGCTGCCGCGTGGCCTTGGGTTTGCTGCCCTTGAACATCTGCAGCGCCGAATAACCGACGAACACGCCGAAGAAAAGCGCCAGGAAACGCCCTTTGAGCAGGGCAAACACGCCCAGGCTGGCGCACATGCCGCCCAGCACAATGCCCGGCGCCAGGCGCAGCACCAAGTCCCAGCGCACTGCGCCCCGGCGGTGGTGTGCGCGTACGCTCGATACCGAGGTGAACAAGATCGTGCCCATGGAGGTGGCGATCGCCATCTTCACCGCCAGATCGGGTGGCACCATTTGCTGGCCGAGGAAGTAGGTGAAGAACGGCACCAGCAACATGCCGCCGCCAATGCCCAGCAGGCCCGCCAAAAAACCGGAACACAGGCCTAGCGCCGAGAGTTGCGCGAGTATCAGGGGATCGTACATGGGGGCGGGTTGCGGGCCGCAGCCAGGGGCTGGGCGCGGGGAAAAGAGGTGTCCGTGAATGCCACCGGGCCGTCATCCTGAACCGGGGGTTCAGGGGGGCAAGGGCAGCCAGGCGTTGGGTTCATCTGACGCGAGACGATCACGCTCACCAGGCAATGTACCAAGCCCGTGCTCAGAGAGCATTGGTTCAAGGCAATATAAAGCCCGGCAGCACCACGGACAGCGCCATTGTATGCCCGTGGCCCCTAGGGTCAGAACAATTGCCCGCTGCTGCCCAGGGCCTCATCAAGGCGCAGGGCCAGGGCGCGGGCGAATGCCAGGTCGTCGCCCTGTATGTCGGTGTCTTCCATGGTTGCGGGGGTAGGGGTGGCAGCGGCTGCGGGTGGCTGCTGTGCGCGGTCCACCACTTCAAAGGCGAGGTTCAATGCTGCCAGCACGGCGATGCGTTCGCGTGCACGCACCTTGCCGGCGTCGCGGATGCGCGTCATGGCGGTATCGACGCGCTCGACGGCTTCGAGCAAGCGTGACTCCTGGCCTTCAGGGCAGGACAGCAGATAGCTCTGCTGCATGATGTGAACCTCTAGCTGCTTCATTCCGATTCCTGGTGCGGGGTGTTTTCGGGTAGGCGTTCGAGCAGGGCATCGACCCGCGCGCGGGCCGCACTCAGGCGTGATTTGAGTGAATCGCGCTCCTGGGTCAGTGCTGCCACCTGCTCGCTCAAAAGGGCGTTGGTGCGGGTGAGCTCGGCGTGGCGCAGCAGCAGGCGCTCGACACGCTCGGCGATCAATTCGAGGGGGGACGGGGAGGCCATAGAGCCTGCGATTGTAGGGCGGACGCCGGAAATTGCACCTAAAATCACCCCTTTGTTGGTGCTCGCGGTCGTGGTTCGCACGGCTGCAGTTCAACGGGAAGCAGGAAGGGGCCTTCAACGTGAAGACCACCCCCAGCCTGCGCTGCCCCCGCAACGGTCAGCGAAAGAGCCGCCCTACGGTTCCCCCTGCATTCACAAGCCACTGGACGCCTTGAACAAACGTCTGGGAAGGCGATGCAGGGCGTTTTCGCCAGCCCGGATACCGGCCAACACAGGACGCTGCACCCGCCCGCTCAGGGCTGGTGCAGCGATATCACCCAATGCTGGCGGGGATGCTGGCGCGGGATGTTTTTGCATTTTGAAAAAACCCATGATGAATTTCGACCTTGGTGCGCGCCTGCCGCTGCGCGTTTGTGCACTCGCTCTGGCCGCTGCTGCGGCCTGCTCCGCGCAGGCCCACAATCACAATACGGCACCGACCCTGCCTGAAACCGTGGTCGCTGCCACGCGTACGGCCCAGCCATTGACCGACGTGGTGGCCGATGTCTCCATCGTCGATCGCGACACCATTGAGCGCAGCGGCGCCACCGGTTTGGGTGATGTGCTGGCGCGTTTGCCGGGGATTGAAATGGGGCGTTCTGGGGGGCAGGGCGGCACCACCAGTCTGTTCGTGCGCGGTGCCGAAACGCGCTTTACGGCGGTTTACATCGACGGTGTGCGCGTGGATTCGCAGGCCGGCTCTGGCGGTACTTCCTGGGAGGCCATTCCTCTGGAGCAAATCGAGCGTATCGAAGTGCTGCGCGGCCCGGCTGCGGCGGTTTATGGCTCGGATGCCATCGCTGGCGTGATCCAGATTTTCACGAAAAAAGGCGAGCAAGGCGTTGCGCCCTACGTCGGCGTGGGCGCCGGCAGCTACGGCACCTACCGTGCCCAGGCGGGCGTCAGCGGTGCCAGCGGCGCGGTGGACTACGCACTGGGCCTGGCGCGCGAGAGCAGCAAGGGCTTTAATGCCAAGAAAGACGGTAACCCCGACCGTGACGACTACCATGCCACCAGCGCCAGCGGCCGCCTGGGCTGGCAGCTGAATAAAGCCCATCGCCTGGAAGGCAACTTCCTCTACAACGATACCGACAGCGGTTATGACGTGAGCAAAACCGCCGATGACCGCAGCCTGCGTCGTTTGCAAACCTTGGGTCTGAACTGGCAGTCGCAGTGGAGCAACGCATACAGCACGCGGTTGGCTGTGACCGATTCCCGCGATCGCTACGAGACCCTGCCATCGCCTTACCGCACCGATACCCAGTCGCGCAACTATCTGTTTTTTAACGAGTTGCGCCTGGGCGTGCACCAGCTGACGGCGGCGCTCGAGCGGCGCGAGGATGAGCTGACCAACATGGGCCTGGACAGCAGCCCGCGCAAGCGTGCGCAAAACGCACTCGCCCTGGGCTACGGCCTGCGCCAGGGCGCGCACACGCTGCAGCTCAACGCCCGCCACGACCAGGACAGCGAGTTTGGCGGCAAAACCACTGGCAGCGCGGCCTACGCCTACGAGTTCGTCAAAAACTGGCGTGCCACTGCATCGGCTGGTACGGCCTTCAAGGCCCCCACGTTGTACCAGCGCTTTAGCCTGTATGGCGACGACAGCCTGCGCCCCGAAACCAGCCGCAACGTTGAGCTTGGCCTGAAATGGGCCGAAGGTGCGAGCCAGTTCTCGGCCACGCTGTACCGCAACAACGTCAGCAACCTGATCGACTGGCAAGGCAACATCGGCAGCTGCACCGGTAATTCCGGCCCCTGGGGCGGCTGCTACGCCAACGTCGGCAAGGCACGCTACCAGGGCCTGACCCTGGCTGGCGCCTACCGCCTGGGCAGCGTCAACCTGCGCGGCTCGCTGGACCTGCAAAACCCGCAGAACCTCGACACCGGCAAGCAGCTCGGCCGCCGCGCCAAGCAGCATGGCGTGCTTGGCGCCGACACTTTGGTCGCGGGCTGGACGCTCGGCGCCGAAGCCCAGGCCTCGGGCCGCCGCTACGACACCAACGCCAACACCACCGAACTCGGCGGCTACACCCTGCTCAACCTCTACGCCAGCACCCGCCTGGCGCGCGACTACCAAGTCGTCGTGCGCCTGGACAACCTGGCGGACAAGGACTACGCCCTGGCGCGCAACTACGCCACGGCGGGGCGCAGCTTCTTCGTCGGCCTGAAGTGGGCCCCGGCCCGTTGATAGTTCTGCCATGAACGCGCCCGCCCGCTGCCCCGCCCTGGTGCTCTCCGCCCTTGCTTCCGGCCAGGGCAAGACCACCGTGACCGCCGCCCTGGCGCGGCTGCACGCGCGCCAGGGCCGGCGCGTGCGCGTCTTCAAGTGCGGGCCCGACTACCTCGACCCGTACTGGCACCAGCTTGCCAGCGGCGCGCCGGTGGAGCAGCTCGACCTGTGGATGACCGGCCCCGAGGACTGCGCCGCGCGCCTGCACGCGGCGGCGTGCGCGGCCGATCTGGTCCTGGTCGAAGGCGTGATGGGCCTGTTCGACGGCGCCGACAGCGTGGCCGACCTGGCGCAGCGCTTTGGCATTCCGGTGCTGGCCGTGGTCGATGCCCGCGCCATGGGCGGCACGCTGGGCGCCGTGGCCCACGGCCTCAAAACCTTCCGCCCCGGCCTGCCCTGGGCCGGGGTGCTGGCCAACGGCGTCGCCGGTGCGCGCCATGCGCAGCTGCTGCAAGAGGGCTTGCCAGACGCGGCCGACTGGCTCGGCGCCCTGCCGCGCCTGGCGGGCGCCGGCGGCGGCCCGCTGCTGCCCGAGCGCCACCTAGGCCTGGTGGCCGCGCACGAGCTGCCCGACGCCCTGGCGCGCCTCGATG
This DNA window, taken from Acidovorax sp. HDW3, encodes the following:
- the ccoG gene encoding cytochrome c oxidase accessory protein CcoG yields the protein MTSPAGKPRKVIPIAPAEAPKEGGFASFYEAHKKVYPRSISGVFARWRWVMVFLTQLVFYGLPWLQWGQRQSVLFDLEAKRFYLFGLVLYPQDFIYLTALLIISALALFLFTAVAGRLWCGFACPQTVYTEIFMWIEHKVEGDRSARMRLDNNGWTFEKVWKKSLKQFLWIAVSLWTGFTFVGYFVPIRELGGELLALQGGWQIFWVGFYGFMTYGNAGFLREQVCKYMCPYARFQSAMFDNDTMVVSYDPARGEPRAPRKKTADYKADGLGDCIDCSLCVQVCPTGIDIRDGLQYDCIGCGLCVDACNTVMDKMEYPQGLIRYTTQNGVAKGWSGRQMLRRVLRPRVLIYSGVLLVISAAMIASLAMRVPLKVDVVRDRASLSRLVAGGKLENSFSLQVMNATEQMHRYRISAVGLDGLEVASEPEVEVEPAQSRWVATRLQIPYGSAAPGSHTIYFKVEALDAAHVQVQEKAVFLVPR
- a CDS encoding FixH family protein; this encodes MSTTHSPAAALSVPPAQPWWKYGHVWMLIAGPAVVIVAGFVTLWLAVRQPDPVISEDYYRQGLEINKTLASQGEKGLTPAMQGRNHAATPAEDAVGR
- the fnr gene encoding fumarate/nitrate reduction transcriptional regulator Fnr — encoded protein: MNLQSTIKVACSNCNLRELCMPVGLNEQQLQRIDDVVATRRKIKRGSTLFRNGESFTSLYAIRTGFFKTCVATEDGRDQVTGFQMAGEIIGLDGIVNDHHTCDAVALEDAEVCVMPFDRIEELSREVTALQSHVHKIMSREIVREHGVMLLLGSMRAEERLAAFLLNLVQRLHARGFSQSELVLRMTREEIGSYLGLKLETVSRTFSKFVEEGIVEVKQRHVKILSTDALKRLVNNQQACQ
- the hemN gene encoding oxygen-independent coproporphyrinogen III oxidase yields the protein MTVITPELLQRFDVSGPRYTSYPTADRFVEAFGQEEYALALQQRKLGTAAKALPLSLYVHIPFCESLCYYCACNKIITKHHDRADVYLRYLAREVDLHTAHCGVGQHVSQLHFGGGTPTFLSDEGLRELMGMLRRSFTFVPGGEYSIEVDPRTVTPERLGLLAELGFNRLSFGVQDFDPEVQKAVHRIQPAEQVFELVAAARQIGFDSVNVDLIYGLPRQTPESFDRTLAQVAQLRPDRIALYAYAHLPERFKAQRRIINTELPPASAKVNMLARSLAAFMDAGYVYVGMDHFALPEDALAVAKRQGRLHRNFQGYSTQPDCDLIALGVSAIGKVGATYSQNAKTLEEYYDFIDQGRLPVVRGLALSRDDLVRRTVIMALMCQGELLFEPMDSAWLIDSRSYFAIELEQLREMQGQGLVEVNDDGVKVTALGWFFVRGVAMVFDRYLQADRNRARFSRII
- a CDS encoding sulfite exporter TauE/SafE family protein codes for the protein MCAAPCHAVITTGNAPAPEQQTLQWLPQQRAQRWRRAVLFHTGRLFGYSLAGALAAWAMASLAWLTQQTGALRPLWGLSHVAMLAWGVLMMAQARQPAWLENAGRGLWRRVQPLLGRPGGVWLAGSGWAFMPCGLLYSALLVAALSNGPLQGALSMAGFAVGSGLWLFAGPLLWGQLRQRLNHWRASWGTRLAGLLLFGIAVWALWQDLSHNGSLWC
- a CDS encoding HD-GYP domain-containing protein, producing MSHSVLIPIGQLRIGMFVQLDLGWMNHPFPVSSFRIATVEQLASLRTLGVAHLRVVPDKSDPDFSLSLAAAQDVSVPLGHEPEPVVMAGGLLAPALAQHNDALQNCERSFGLATQDYQRITEMVADEPAQALALGQALVGACVDELLEQGDSVIRLLSEDVGVRSAQHSVNVMVLCLLLGRALQLPGGDLRALGLAALLHDIGKQRLPLHVREPYAHLKAQDMARYCSHVAASVSIAEQMQLPREVVQAIAQHHERTDGSGFPMRLQGVALGRYGQMLALVNHYDRLCNPSHGAAAMTPHEALSMLFAQCQTQFDPALLGTFIRMMGVYPPGSVVQLLNDRYAIVVAVNAARPLRPRVVLYEPQQSKEQAQVINLENHPELGIRRSLRPAQLPREVLDYLSPRRRICYFFERAVGVGATQGWGT
- a CDS encoding EAL domain-containing protein, producing MSAVFNQAGQAVLDALQEAVWLVQADTLQIVGCNQAACTLMGLAAPAMVGHGVQQLAATPQDMILWSPQGEDVRHGLQSFTHVRHSDGRLIPVEQRVQVLAGTQPALLLLSMLNRSEQQQHEQELETLLAELRATLDSAADGILVCAIDGRLRAFNQRLAALWQIPQDLLVQRNDTAVQAHMQAQLVDAMLYQERLDTIVRHPLQESTDILTLRNGTVLECRSVPQLSRGLPVGRVFSFRDITHQAEVQAGLRLAARVFESSLDAIFIADSEHHLMRMNPGCECLVGRPAAQLLGQAAAGMFLGSDISGLMAQVLHAWESEGFWEGELRLTRSGSGACTVHLSWVALRDDSGTIVQSIGFMRDLTQQLAAQKRIEELAYTDTLTGLPNRLVLAERVQEAIARAQQGGAGFAILFLDLDRFKIINDSLGHHFGDRVLQLVAQRLQACLRQSDILSRLGGDEFVVFLDGGTSAVAESVAQRMISDMLRPFALDGMGMSVQCSIGMALYPQDGQTLDELIKQADTAMYGVKERGRGAYSFYQPKMNADLLSRMKLEHAMRQALQQGHMAVYYQPQVCLKTGRITGAEALLRWQDPEFGSVSPGVFIPLAEESGYIVTLGAWALEQAVCEAVRWQEAGYSLCLSVNVSALEFRQPDFVERLMRVLQTHGLPAQRLELEITETILLQDAQEMAQRLHTLAEHGVALALDDFGTGYSSLAYLKKLPIDKLKIDQSFVRGLPDDEEDSAIVSAILSMGQALGIEVTAEGVETPAQHAVLAQLQCQQYQGYLCAPALPASEFVALLQRQQVAL